TACAGCCTTTGAATCCCTGACGGCGAAATTGGTTGCCCAGTACGACGCTTTGTCCCCCTACGCGGCACCGGACCATAAGGTCAACGGCAAACTGACCCTGGGTGAGAACATCGGCGACCTGGGTGGCCTGACGATTGCCTACAAGGCCTATCTCCTGAGCCTGAACGGAGCCGAGCCCGAAGTCATCGACGGATTCACAGGATTCCAGCGGTTCTTCATGTCGTGGGCTGCCGGTTGGCGCCAAGTGATCCGCACCGAGGAAGCGATCCGGAGACTGGCCACCGATCCCCACTCCCCCAACGAATTCCGTACCAACGCCATAGCCCGCAACCTCGACGCCTTCCATGCAGCGTTCGCAGTGACTAAGGCCGATGGCATGTGGATGGAGCCAGGGGAACGCGTCAGCATCTGGTAAACCCGCACAACGCAACGGCCGGCCAGTTCGATAACTGGCCGGCCGTTGCTGTGTGCGGCTAAAGCAGGGAACCTACTGCTGATCGATGTACAGGGGATTCACCTGTTGGCAAACAGCATCGTTGGCCGTTTGGTTGACCACATCGGACGGAACAGAGGCTGCACCGTACGCAGTTCCGCTGCTGAAGTCTGTACCCACGTAGAGCTGCACGCCCGCTACGCCCGGAGCTTCCTGGACCTGCGCGGCCGGGATGCCGAAAAGTGTAGCGACGTCGGCAGCCACGTCCGCGAAGCCCGGTCCATAGTAAAGCACCGTCTGATCCACGGGATTAGCCAAGTAGGAGACCGTCTGGGCGAAACCGTTCCCTGTGAGTACGGTCATGAGCTCCTGAGCCCTGGTAGCAACGCCACTGCCGTTGGCAACGGCCACCGGCTGAATCGCTTTGTCGTACGCAGGTGCGGGAGGCGTGGTAGCCGTTGGCTGTGGGGCCGGGCTTTCGCTCGGTGCAGGAGGAGCCGTCGCACCCGGCGTTGTGAGGTCGAGGTCAGCACGAAGCGCAGCGAAAAGCTGCGATGCCTGGGGCTCGATGAGTTCCAACCTGTTAATGTCAGCCGCGGCGGCCTGAGTGGGCACCGCTACGAACGCCACCTTGGAAACATCGATGTCCTTGAGCCGCCCGCCAATAGTCAGCAGCGAAGGAACAGACGCCAGGCCCTCGTCCACAGTCAGGTTCTGCGTGACCACATCCGCGATCTGCAACAGCCTTTGCGGGTTACCCAGTGTTCCCTCATCCTTGAGCTTCCTGGTGAGGGATGAGAGGAACGCTTGCTGCCCCTTGATGCGGCCAAGGTCGCCTCCGTCACCGAAAGCATGCCTGGTCCGGAGGAACGCCAAAGCTTGTTCGCCTTCAACCAAGGAATCACCCTTGGCGAGGCGGAGCCGGGAATCCGGGTCAAACACCGGGTCACTGACGCAAACATTGACACCGCCCACAGCATGTGAGAGTTCCTTGACCGCGTTGAAGTCAGCCATCATGAAGTGGTCGATTTCCAAACCGGTCAACTGGTTCACGGTATCCACCGCGCAACCAATACCGGCCTCTGCCATGGCTTCATTGATCATCACGCCGCTGCGGGCAGGGAAGGTCTGGTTATTGGTACGGTCGGTGCATTGGGGCACGTCAACAAGAAGGTCGCGCGGGAAACTCAAGACATTGACGCGTTTATTGTCCGCGGAGATGTCCAGCAGCATCATGACATCGGAGTGGCCATAGCCGGTGGAGTCCTCAGTGCTACCGTATTCGGCGTTCTTGCCGTCACGGGTATCGGAGCCAAGGATCAGGATCTGCAGGCGATCCGTCTTATCGTCCACCAGCGGGTCACCGGCGTTGCGGGTTTCCCCGGCACTCAAGGGCGCCTTGGTGATATTGGTCTGCAGGCGGATAAACCAGAAAGCCGCAAAGGCAACGCCTGCCACCAGCGCAACGGAGACCACGCCGGTAACAATTTTCAACCAAAGCGGCAGGCCTTTGGGCGCGTTCATATGGCGAGGGGTACCGTCGGCATCCTCTCCATGGCGCGCCCCGGTGGGGCCAGCGGTGCCGGTGCCCTGCGGGCGGGCGTCACGACGTCGCACTATTCGGTTTACCTTTCATCAAACAGCTGGATCCCCGCAATCATAGTTGCCGTTTCTGGGAAGTTCCTTATCGGGCCCGTAGCCACGCCGGATCCAGTAACGCCAACTAGAACCCGAGTTTGACCAATTGCTTGGGATCGCGCTGCCAGTCTTTGGCTACTTTAACGTGGAGATCGAGGTAGATCCGGGTGCCGAGCAGCGTCTCGATACCCTTTCGGGCGTTGGTTCCCACCTCACGCAAACGGCTTCCGCCCTTGCCGATGATGATGGCCTTCTGGGAAGGCCGTTCAACATAAAGGTTCACGCGAACATCCAACAGCGGGTTGTCCTCGGTCCGGCCCTCACGGGGAACGATTTCCTCCACCACCACTGCGAGTGAGTGCGGAAGTTCATCGCGGACGCCCTCAAGTGCCGCTTCGCGAATCAGCTCTGCGATCATGACGGCCTCAGGCTCGTCCGTCAGCTCGCCGTCAGGATACAGCGGCGGTGAGGACGGCATGTGGCTGATCAGGACATCTGCAACAGTGGAGACCTGAAAACCATCGGCGGCAGAAACAGGCACGATGTCAGCCCAGCCCTGCTCACCAAGAACATCGCGGCCCAACGCGGCGACTGCAAGCAATTGCTCCGTCAACGCCTGACGATCCACAAGGTCGGTTTTGGTCACAAGTGCCACGATGGGCTTGCGTCCGACGGCGGCAAGCTGAGCGGCGATGTATTTGTCGCCGGGGCCGATTTTTTCGTTTGCCGGCAGGCAGAAACCGATGGCATCGACTTCCGCCAGGGTGTCTGCAACAAGTTCATTGAGACGCTTTCCCAGCAGGGTACGCGGGCGGTGAAGGCCCGGAGTGTCCACAAGGATCAATTGGGCGTCGTCGCGGTGGACAATACCGCGAATGGTGTGCCGTGTAGTTTGCGGTTTGGCCGAGGTGATGGCCACTTTCTGGCCAACCAACGCGTTGGTCAGTGTCGATTTCCCCGCATTGGGCCGGCCGACAAGCACCGAGAAGCCAGCGTGGAAGCCACCGAAATCGGCATCGGCATCGAATTTCTTATTTTGCTTGCTCACGTGGAACTCCCTGTTGCGTTGAGTCGGCGTCATCGAGAAGGTCTTCAAAGTCAGTGTCTTCCTTTGGCATGGCTGCCGCAATGATGTGGCTGACCCTGTTACGGCGACCCTCCAGCCTATCTGCCCGGAGCGATATTCCGTTCACTTCA
This genomic interval from Paenarthrobacter aurescens TC1 contains the following:
- a CDS encoding putative cell envelope-related transcriptional attenuator domain protein (identified by match to protein family HMM PF03816; match to protein family HMM TIGR00350); translation: MRRRDARPQGTGTAGPTGARHGEDADGTPRHMNAPKGLPLWLKIVTGVVSVALVAGVAFAAFWFIRLQTNITKAPLSAGETRNAGDPLVDDKTDRLQILILGSDTRDGKNAEYGSTEDSTGYGHSDVMMLLDISADNKRVNVLSFPRDLLVDVPQCTDRTNNQTFPARSGVMINEAMAEAGIGCAVDTVNQLTGLEIDHFMMADFNAVKELSHAVGGVNVCVSDPVFDPDSRLRLAKGDSLVEGEQALAFLRTRHAFGDGGDLGRIKGQQAFLSSLTRKLKDEGTLGNPQRLLQIADVVTQNLTVDEGLASVPSLLTIGGRLKDIDVSKVAFVAVPTQAAAADINRLELIEPQASQLFAALRADLDLTTPGATAPPAPSESPAPQPTATTPPAPAYDKAIQPVAVANGSGVATRAQELMTVLTGNGFAQTVSYLANPVDQTVLYYGPGFADVAADVATLFGIPAAQVQEAPGVAGVQLYVGTDFSSGTAYGAASVPSDVVNQTANDAVCQQVNPLYIDQQ
- the era gene encoding GTP-binding protein Era (identified by match to protein family HMM PF01926; match to protein family HMM PF07650; match to protein family HMM TIGR00231; match to protein family HMM TIGR00436; match to protein family HMM TIGR00650); protein product: MRQPCQRKTLTLKTFSMTPTQRNREFHVSKQNKKFDADADFGGFHAGFSVLVGRPNAGKSTLTNALVGQKVAITSAKPQTTRHTIRGIVHRDDAQLILVDTPGLHRPRTLLGKRLNELVADTLAEVDAIGFCLPANEKIGPGDKYIAAQLAAVGRKPIVALVTKTDLVDRQALTEQLLAVAALGRDVLGEQGWADIVPVSAADGFQVSTVADVLISHMPSSPPLYPDGELTDEPEAVMIAELIREAALEGVRDELPHSLAVVVEEIVPREGRTEDNPLLDVRVNLYVERPSQKAIIIGKGGSRLREVGTNARKGIETLLGTRIYLDLHVKVAKDWQRDPKQLVKLGF